CTTCTACCTGTTGTTTTACGGGTTCCTGGCTACCTTGCCGCTGCTCGCTTTTCTCTTTTTGAGGCATGCGCCGCGGGAGGTAAGCTAAAAGCAAATCCCCCCTGTCCCCCCTTTCGCAAAGGGGGGGACGCTGGGGCGCGTGCAGCGCTCTGTGGGGAGGGGGCAGGTTCTTTCAGGACGCTTCCCAATAGCAGCCTTTCCGACATGAAAAAAGCTGGACCCGGGAACGGGGTGCCAGCTTTATTGCCCTCTTAGTCATGCCGGGACGGGTGCCCGGGAGGGGAAACCATCACATGGTGCGTCCCTTGCGACCGGAGTGGATCTTGCCATGGTGGGTGATGACGTGGACGTTGTGGTTGGGCTCACGCCGCATCATCATCTCGTGCTTGGGCGGTACCAGGGTCTTCTTGCCGCTCCGCTCCCGCTCCATCATGACTTTCATCTTCGGCGTCATCGGCGTCTTCATCTCTCTCATAGCCGACACCTCCTTTCTCTCTGGTAACAAGTATACCACTCACAGGCTGCAACTCCCATACTCATAGCGACGGCCCGTTGCATCTTTCTTATTGAAAGATCCGCTTTACGCGCCATAATTGTGCACTGGCTGCATGAAACGAGAACCCGATGCGAGGAGGAATAAATATGAAGCGCAATCTGTTGTTTTGTCTCTCGGTGCTGGTGTGCTTCGCCCTGACAGGGTGCGTAACGAGCGGTACCTACCAGAAGAAGGAGCTCGAGGCCCAGAACCTGGAGAAGAGCCTCCAGGAGCAGCGGGGACAGTACAACATCCTCATGGGCGAGAACGATCAGCTCAAAAACGACATCAAGAAGCTCACCGCGGACCTGGCGGCCATGACCGGCGAACGAAACGCCCTCACGGCCGACAAGAAGGGGCTGGAGGATACCTTGAGATCGACCGCGGACGCCAAGAACCAGAAGATCGGCGAGTTGAGCCAGAAGGTGGGCGAGCTCAGCTCCAACGTGGCGGGCCTCGAGGCGGAGAACAAGCGGCTCAAGGAGGAGGTGGCCAGACTGCAAAAGCAGAAGGAGGAAGTACAGAAGACCAGCAAGACCTACGGCGACCTCCTGGAGCAGATGAAGGGTGAGATCGCCAAGGGGCAGGTCACCATCTCCGAGCTGAAAGGGAAGCTGACCGTGAACATGGTCGATTCCGTGCTTTTCGATTCCGGCAAGGCGGAGGTGAAGCCGGAGGGGCTGGTGGTGCTGCAGAAGGTGGTGGACATCCTGAAGACTGTCAAGGACAAGGCGGTCCGGATCGAGGGGCACACCGACAACGTGCAGATCGTCGGGCAGCTGGCCAAGCGCTATCCCACCAACTGGGAGCTCTCGGCGGCGCGCGCCATCAACGTGACCCGCTACCTGCAGCAGCAGGGGCTTGATCCGGCACTGCTCGGCGCGATCGCCTACGGCGAGTTCAAGCCTGTCGCCTCCAACGACACCGAGGAAGGACGCGCCAAGAACCGCAGGATCGAGATCGTGCTGGTGGCGAAGGAATAACCCCGGCTCACGCAAAGCCGCAAAGACGCCAAGAAAGGCAAAAGGCCCTGAGACAAAACTCGGGGCCTTTTTTGTTTTGGGGAGAGCGCAATTCAAATCCCCCCTGTCACCCCTTTTGCAAAGGGGGAGACGCTGGTTCGCGTGCAGCGGTTTGTGGGCAGGTAGTCTGGGGGTCCAGGGGGACGTGATTGGTAACGGGGGGGCGCTGGGGCGCGAGTAGTGTCGCGAAGCAAGATTCAGCGTGGTGGCCGGTTCTGCTCAAGGCTTTGCGTCTTGGCGGCTTTGCGTGACTGGGTTACTGCGACACGCTGTTGCGGCCGAAACCCTTGGCGCGGTAGAGGGCGGCGTCGGCGGCGGCGATCACGTCGTCGACACCCTGGCCGGGATGGACACCGGCGACGCCGATGGAGACGGTCACCGGCGCAAGAGGGGCGGGGGAGTGCGGGATCTCGGTGGCGGCGATGGCTTCGCGCAGCCTCTCGGCTATCTCCAGGGCCCGTTCCATTGCGACCCCGGGGATGGCGACGAAGAACTCGTCGCCGCCGTAGCGGGCGGTGAGCACGGTGGGCCTCAGGTGGTCAAGAATGGTCTGGGCCACGGCGTGAATGGCCCGGTCGCCACACAGGTGACCGTAGCTGTCGTCGAACTCCTTGAAGTTGTCGATGTCGATCATCATGACGGCAAGCGGCGCCCCGCTGCGTATGCTGCGGGTGACCATCCGCGCCAGCATGTCGTTCAACCAGTAGCGGTTGTGCATGCCGGTGAGGGCATCGACGGTGCCGTAGCAGTGGAAGGAGCGCTCCCGCAGCATCTGCTCGGTAATGGTCCGGTCCGCCTTGCGCACCCTGCCCGAGAGGATGGTGAGGAGGTTGCAGGCGGCGGCGTGGGACACGGTGGCGAGACTCCAGACCAGTTCCCGGGGCATCACCATGACCCGGCAGTGCTCGTCCGCGACCACGTAGGCTGAGGTCGGCTTGCCGTCCAGCACCGATAGCTCGCCGGCCACGTCTCCCGGCTCCAACATTGCCACCGGGTCGGAATCGAGATCCTCCAGGTAGACCAGCAGTCGCCCCGAGAGCAGGATGAAAAGTTCGAGGTTGATGCTCTCCGGCCGCAGCAGGATTTCTCCCGAGGGTATTTCCCGGAAACTGCAGCCGTCGACGATGCCCTGGAGTGCCTCCTGTGCGACATCAAGGAACAACGGGACTCTGTCTAGAGGAAGCTCATCCACTATCTGCACCTTTTCCGACATGCAGAACCTCCGGCGTTACTGTCACAGGCACCTACTGATAATAGCGGGTACCCGCTCCCCTTGATTGTACAACACAAAATACATAAAGCATCATGATGCGATTAAAGGAACTGTAAAGCATAAACACAGAGGGCACAGAATTCCACTTAGGATACAGAGGAAAGACTCCTGCTGGAGGAATCTTTTCTTCTTTCTCCGTGTCTGCCCACTCTTTTCCTCGGTGCTGCGCTTTTCAGGTTTTGTCGAAGGTGGTACAACTAAGGGAGATTGTTAACGCTCAGCGCCCAGGAGTTCCATTATGACGACCCCGGCGGAAACCTCGTTCCTGCATACCCTGTCCCTGTCCACCGATCTCCCGCTGCGCCGCCGCTTCATGGTGATGGACGAGGACCTTTTGGGCAACCTGCGCTTCGGGCTGCTCCTGGAGATCCTGGACAAGGTGGCGGAGGAAACCGCGCTGAACTACGTGAACCGGTTCTATCCGGACGCCAGGGTGGTGACGGCCGCCATTGACAATATCATCGTGCGCCACGTGGCGGACGTGACGCGGGACATGGTCTGCGAGGCGCGCATCAACCAGGTGGGGAGGTCGTCGATGGTAATCGGGATCCGCGTGGAGCAGCCGGGGGAGCCGGCGAACCACGTAGCTTCCTGCTACTTCACCATGGTGGCGCGGTCGGGGATGGGTGAGGGGGCGGTGAGCGTGGCCCTGCCGCCACTGGAGTACGCGACGGAGCGGGAGCAGGCACGGGCGAGAAAGGCGGTGGCGCGCCGCGAGGAGTACCGGCAGCAGCAGGCGCTGATGTCCGGACCTCCCAGCCCGGAGGAATACCGGATGCTGGCCGCGCTGCACAAGGCCCAGGACGAGCCTGATTTCCAGGGGCTCCTGGCTGGTCGCCTGGTGACGGATTCCTGGGAGAGGATGTACCCGGAGTTCGAGAATGTGCCGCAGAAGATCTTCGGCGGGTACCTGGTGCGCAAGGCCTACGAGCTATCCTCGATCTGCTCGGAACTGGTGGCGCCGGACCGGTCGGTCATGTCGGCGGTGAACCGGATCAACTTCTTTCACCCGGTACGCATGGGTGACAAATTGCACTACACCAGCCGGGTGGTGTTCACCTGCGGCAGCTACGTCTGCATCGAGGCCAACATCGAGCGCATCAGCCGCGACCGCACCAGCAAGGCACTGTCCAACTCGTGCCTTTTCACCTTCGTCAACGTGGACCGGGAGCTGGTGCACCGGCCGGTGCCGGCGGTGTACCCGACCACCTACGCCGAGGATGCCAGGTACCTGGAGGCGGAGCGGAGCTTCAAGGCGCTGTCGGAGCACATCCACCTTATCTAAAGGGGACGTTTTTTCAGATTTGCTCCGAGCCTTCGCGCTGAACGCTATGGCCTGCAACCTTGGCCAATGGTTTTGCGTGGCAAAAGGGGGCGGCTGGGCAGTTGGCGCACATCGAGGGGATGCCTCGGGCTGACGCGATCTGCATGGCCCGATCCTGCACCTCGCCGGAAACGCCTTCGCAGCCGATCACCAGGGCGTCCACGCCGTCCATATCTTCCAGGGTGGTCACCAGCGCGGGATGCACCATGCGCAGGTCGAAACCCGCCCGCGCCGCCGCCGCCATCCAGTCCCACCCTACCGTCCTTTCATTGCCCACGACTGCTATGCACATGGCTCCCCCCAACTGTGAACCGGTTCAACCGGTTCGGCGTGCCACATTTTTTTTGAAAATTGAATGTTATTTTCAATAGCACTATGCGCCGGTCGTTGTCAATGTTAAAACTGAGGCCCGGGGTCGTGGCGGGGTGGGAGGCTGCGCGGTTTTTGCACTTTTGCAAGAGCCGCTTTGCGCGTTCGCGAAATGGCCGGGATGAAAGGGCGTGTTTCGAGCCGGGTGACGACCTATTAGGGAAAGTTCCTGTGGAAAACTTAAGAGGATTTGGGACACGGAATTGTGGTAAAGTTGCGCATCTTGCGACATTTTTGAGCAAGGCGGTGTTGGGCTATGCCGGGCACCGTAAGCAGTGCTGCACATTTGTGGTGTCTCCGCATGATTGGTACGTATCATGCTAATTGACGGACATACCACTTACCACTGCTTTCCTAGATTGAGCAGAAGCGAGGGCCGGGATGGATACTTACACGATCGATGTCGAACTGGAACACTACTACGGCGACCGGATGAAAACCAGCAGCAGGGAAGCCTGCCGCCGTTTCTACCTGCGCGCGGTGTCGCGCTGCAACGGTGCGGAACTGGAGCGCTACCTCAAGCTGGTCAAGGCGCACGCTTCGGTGTACTCCTCGGTGCACCACATGTTTCGCTCCCCCTTCAAGCACGTCGAGCTGCCGCTGTTGCTGACCAGCCTCGTGCTTCTCGTCTCCAGCCTGGTCATGGTCTTCTCCGGTGAGACCAGTGCCCTGATCGCGGGGGGGACCTCGGCGGGGCTGATCGGCGTGCTGCAGTGCGTACGGCAACTGGTCCGGAACTGGCAGCAGCACTCGGTACGCGAGGCCGTCTTCACCGAGTTTGCCGAGTTCCTGCAGCGGGAGACGCTGCAGTAAAAACAAAACCAGAAAACCACTGGCCACGCTTGCGGGCCATAGCGCTTCAGCGCGAAGGCTCGGGGAACATCTGAGAAAATAGTGAGAGAAGCAGAAGGCTTGAGGGGGGGACCCCCAAGACTTTTTCTCGTTTCCCGGGTTTTCCCAGCGGTCCTCAGGACTTCTGCTAATGGTTTTTGCTTCTGATTTTGGGGTTTTTAGGTATAGTGTTTTCTGCCCAAGCATCAATATTCCAATGATGGAGGTAGGAAGCATGAAACGCCTGATTTTACTCAGCCTGATTCTTGTTCTTGTTGTGCCCATGACTGCGTTCGCCAGTCTGGATTCGTTTCTCTCCAGCCTGAACGTCCAGGCCCGCGCCGACATGACCGGGTTCTCCGCCAAGGTCAGCGCCCAGTTCGGGGTGCCGACCGCCAAGGTCCAGATGGTGCTGCAATCGGTCCCGGAGCCGGCGGACGCCTTCATGCTGTTCCAACTGGGGCAGTTCTCCGGCAAGCCGGTAGACCAGGTTTACCAGGTGTACCAGCCGAACAAGAAGAAGGGGTGGGGCGCCATCGCCAAGGAGCTGGGCATCAAGCCGGGCTCTGCCGAGTTTCACGCCCTCAAAAGGGGTGACCTCCGCCTGACCGGGCAGCCGATGGGGCGCGGTGGCGACGAGGACTCCGGGCCGGGCAAGGGGAAAGGGAAGGGGCACGGCAAGGGACACAACAAGTAGCGGATGTACTGCGCAGCAATTCAAAGCAAAGGCCGGGTTTTCACCCGGCCTTTGTTGTTTTCTGTCTGCCCTGCGTCGGCTAGAGCCGGAACTGCTGCACCAGGCTTTCCAGGGTCTGGGCGTTATGCGCCAGCTGCGATGCCGCGGCGGCGGTCTCGTTGGCGCCGCGTGCCGTGTGCTGCACCACGTCGGTGACCTGCTGCACGTTCATGGTGATCTCGCTGGTGGTCGCGGTCTGCTCTTCGGCCGCCGTGGCGATCTGGTTCACCTGCATGGATACCTCGCCGATCTGCTGCAGTATCATCTGCAGAGCCTCGCCCGACTGCTGCGAGGACATGGTCCCCTTTTCCACCTCAACCACCCCCTCTTCCATGGCGCTCACCGCTGCCTTGGTCTCGTCCTGGATGGCCTTGATCATGTTGCCGATCTCCTTGGTGGCCCTGGTGGTCCGTTCCGCCAGGGCACGCACCTCGTCTGCTACCACGGCGAAGCCGCGTCCCTGCTCGCCGGCGCGCGCCGCCTCGATGGCGGCGTTGAGCGCGAGCAGGTTGGTCTGGTCGGCGATGTCCTCGATGGTGGCGATGATGTCGCCGATCTGCTCCGAACGTGCCCCGAGGCTCTCCACGGTCCCGGCGCTGTCCTTGACCCGCTCGGCGATGCGCGCCATCCCGGCTATGGTTTCCTGCACCACGTGCCCACCCTGGGCCGCCGATTCGCTGCTCTGGCGTGAGGCCTCGGCGGCGCGGACGCAGTTCTGGGCGATGTCGCCGCTGGTGGCTGCCATCTCCTCGCTGGCGACCGCCACCGAACCGGTCTGGGAGGCAAGCTCCTCGGCGCCGGTGGCGATCTGTTCCGCCGTCGCCTTGAGTTGGTGGGATGCAGAGGCGATGTCGCTGGAACTCGCCGATACCTTGCCCAGCATGTCGCGCAGGTTTGCCACGACCCTGCGGGTCGAGTCGGCGAGGTGCCCCAGTTCGTCCTCGCCGGTAAGGGTGATGGACACGGTGAGGTCGTTGTCGGCCAGGCGGTCGTTGGCGGCGATCAGTTCCGCCACCGGGGTGGTGATGCTGTGCACGATCATCAGGGCCAAGAGCGTGGAAAGGATGACGGCGATGACCAGAAGGGCAAGCACCACCAAGCGCCCCTGGTCGATCATCTGCTTTGATTTTTCCCCGACCCGCACCATCTCCTTGTCCTGGTGGGAAAGCATCTTGTCGATGGCGGCGAAGAAGGCGCTCTGCGCCTTGCGCATCGGCCCGATCAGTTCCTGCCCCGCCGTATCCTTGTTCCCTTCCTTGATGGTGGCGATGACGTGGTGCTGGGCCTCCTGGTAGGCAGCCTTGGTCTCGATCACCTCCTTCAGCGCTGCTTTGCCGGAGTCGCTCTGCACGGTTTTCTTCAGTTCCTCGATGCGCTTGTCGACAGCGTGGAGCGATTCGCCGATGCGCTTCTCTTCCTTTTGCATCTCCAGCGGGTCTGCAACGATGACCATGTTGCGCAGACCGCGGGCGACGACGTTGACCTGCGACTTAAGGTCGTTGAGCGCCACGGTCTTGGGCCACTTGTCCTCGATCAGCGTACGGACTTTGCTGTCGAAGGCCGCCATCCTGTTGATCGAGTAACCTCCCACTACTGTCATGAGGACCACCACCATGGCAAAGGCTATACCGAGTCTGGTGCGTAGCTTGATTCCCGAAAGGGTCATCGTCGTTTCCTCCTGAGGTCATTGGCTCAGAGTCACATCTGGTCGTTCTATGAGAGATATCGACACAATCTTTCTTCATCTTGAGCGGAAAAACCCGGAGCTTACAGCCTTCCCTCTTTTTGTCATTGACTTGCAGTACAAAACACCATACTGTTTATGACAGTATGGTGTCCGCGGTTTGGCAGTGGAGGGGGAAGTCATGATGTCGGCAGTTTTGTATGGGGGGACGGCGCTGGCCGTGTTCGTGTCCTGGCGGCTGGACCCCGAGAAGACGAGGCGGGCCTTGCGCATCGGCGCCAAGTCGCTGCACGGGTTGGCCCCGCGCATCTTGGGGATGGTGGCCCTGGTCGGCCTGGTGCTCGCCCTGGTTCCGCCCGAGGTGATCAGGAAACTGTTCAGCCACGGCGGCATCGGGGGCTTCAGCCTGGTGGCAGCCATCGGTTCCATCGTGACCATGCCTGCGCCCATCGCCTTCGCGCTGGTGGGATCCCTGTTCAAGCTGGGGGCCGCCCCCGCGAGCCTCGCCACCTTCGTCACCACGTTGACCATGGTGGGGGTGATGACCGCACCCATGGAGATCTCGTGTTTCGGCAAGCGTTTCACGCTGCTGCGGCAGGCCTTGAGCTTCGTGGTGGCCATCGTCATTGGACTGGCCATGGGGGTGCTGCTGTGAAGGCGAAGCTCGTCGACTACCGGCTACTTTTTATCGTGCTCGCCGCGAACCTGGCCCTCTCCCTGTGGCGGCCGGAGACGGCGCGGCTTGCCGCGCTCAACTCCACCGGCTTTCTCCTGGAGGTCCTCTCGATCGTGCCGCCGGTCATGGTGCTCATGGGGCTTTTGGACGTCTGGGTGCCGCGCCGACTGGTGGAAGCGCACCTGGGGCCGGATTCGGGTGCTGTCGGCGCCGGGGTCGCCATGCTGCTGGGGACCGCGGCCGCCGGTCCGCTCTACGCCGCCTTCCCGGTGGCGGTGTCACTGCGCAAAAAGGGGGCGCGGCTGGCCAATATCGTCATCTTCCTGGGGACCTGGGGCGCCATCAAGATCCCCATGATCCTGATGGAGAGCAGCTTCATCAGTCTGCGTTTCGCCCTGCTGCGTCTCGCGCTCACCGTGCCCTGCATCCTCGCCTGCGGCTACCTGATGGAGCGGCTGATGCCGGAGCAGGAACTTGCACAGACGGAGCAGGAACTTGCACAACCCGGGGCGGTGGACGCCTGAACCTGGCGCTCCCCGTTTCGGCGGAAGCCAGCCCCAGACCAGAAAGGAAGCCCGATGCCTCCCAAACGAAAGCAACAGTACCGACACCTCCCCGCCTTCATCCTGCTCGCCCTGGCCGAGGAGCCCATCCACGGCGGCGCTATCTTGAACGCGCTATCCCAGCGCATGCCCCTCTTCAAGCCGGACAGCGCCGCGGTCTACCGCACCCTGCAACAGCTTGAGGACGAGGCGCAGGTGGTTTCCAGCTGGGACACCAGCGGCAGCGGCCCGGCGCGCAGGGTGTACCGGCTGACGCAAACGGGGTGGGAGAAGCTGGAGGGGTGGCGGGAAGACATCGAGATGCGCATGGCGACCCTGCGCTACTTTCTCGATACCTATGCGGCAATTAAAAAACCACGGCAGTAGGTAACGGCCTGGCTGCAGCTCCAGGGGCGAGGCCGTGCAAAGCCGCTATGCCGGGAACGGTTGCACCCTGCTCCCTGCGTGGTGACGCAGCTGTCGGGGATGTGATGGATGCCGCGCAGCTGTGGGAGCGAGGCCCAGCGGCGCGTTGACTTGCAACGAGGTACTGGTACTGTTTCCGGGTCGAGCCCACCCCGGTGGGCCCCGCACGCGGGGGGAGCGATGCCGCAGCCGGAACCGGACCAGACCATGGCCTCCGTAGTGAGCCGCAACATCGCGGCTCTCCTGGAGCGGCGCCACGCCGAGGAGCGCAGCAAGGGAGCGCAGGAACGGCTCGCCGACGCCATCACCTCCTTCACCGGCAGCATGCCCTTCGTCTATATCCATCTGGTCCTCTTCGGCGCGTGGATCCTCATCAACGCCGGCTGGCTCGACATCCTGCCCCGTTTCGACCCCACCCTGGTGATCCTCGCCATGGTCGCCTCCGTGGAGGCGATCTTTCTCTCCACCTTCGTTCTCATCAGCCAGAACCGCATGTAGGCCTCCGCCGACCGGCGCGCCGAGTTGAACCTGCACATCGACCTCCTGGCGGAGCACGAGGTGACCAGGGTCATTGCCCTTTTGACCGCCATCGGAGCGAAGCTCGGCGTCGAGGAATCGAAGAATCCGGAGCTCGAGGAACTGACCAGGGATGTGCAGCCCGAGAAGGTGCTGGACACCATGGACCAGGTCGAGCAGGAGAACAAGGACGAGTAACCTGCGGAAAGTTTGCCGTTTCACATCATATTTTTCTGGAGTATACGTTTTACCTGTGTTAAAGCTTCTGCCCAAATTAATCTGAGCCTCTCCGAGCTACGCCGCCTACAAGGACTTCCTCACGGCTGCGGGCCAACGGGTGCTGCTGGAAACGGCGGTGCCTCCCTTTTGGAAAGGAGAGCCTTGTGGCAGAGCGGAGACTCCGAACTGTTAAAGGCCCCTTTCCACCCAGGATCGGGGCTTTTTTTTGTCCAGCGTTATGTAATTTGTAATACAACGGGTTAGGAGTAAGACAGATGCGGATAGCCATTTCAATCGATGATACCGACAACCTGGAGAGCAGGGGGACCGGGGAGATCGCGTCCCTGATCGCGGACGAACTGCAGCAGCGGGGATGGGGGAGCTGCAGCTACATCACCCGGCACCAGCTCTACGTGCACCCGGACATCCCCTACACGTCGCACAACAGCGCCATGTGCTTCTACGCCGACGTGGGCGAGGGATGGCTGGAACCGGTGATCGAGTACGTCTCGGAGTTCCTGGAACAAGAGAGCGCGCCGGGCTCTGATCCGGGGTTGTGCGTGGCGGTGCCGGCCAGGATGGCGGCACGCAACGAGCTGATCGGTTTCGGCCGCCGCGCCAAGCGCGAGGTGATCGGCATGGACGAGGCCTACGACCTCGCCAAGCGGCTCGGCGTGCACCTCTCCCAGCACGGCGGCACGGGGCAGGGGGTGATCGGTGCCCTGGCCGGCGCGGGGCTCAGGATGTCGGGTAACGACGGGCGCCTCAAGGGCTTCCTCGAGTTCGGCCAGCCCTACCGCATGCTGCGCGTGGACGAGCTGCTGCAGCACCCGGTGGTAGACGTGGTAAAGAGCGTGACCGGCGAGGCGCTCAAAGACGAGGACCTGGTGGCGTTGGGAGAAAAGCCGAAAACGGTGCTCATCGAGGGGGAGTCGGTGCTCCTCGTTGCTGCTGCCCAGTCGCCGGGTTCCCAGGCGCGCTGGCAGACGCTGCATAGAAAGCAGCTGAAGGCGTACTAGCATGTGGCGTAGCGATCAGAGAGGGAACCGGGAGTTCGCCCACGGCAAGGAGGCCTGGGGGCTGGCGGCGCAAGTGGCCGGGGGCTGCGCCTGCTTCGTGGCGGACGTCGAGGAGGAGCAGGTCGTCGAGGAGGAGCTCTCCTGCTACAACTGCCGCTACCGGCGCTGGAGCGTTGACTCCTTCACCTGCCTGCGCCTGCCGCCGCTAAACGCGGCTGCTTAGGGGATTGTCTTTTTGCACGACACCATTCTGGACATAGAAGATTTCGGTTTCACCTACCACGGCGCCGCGGGGTCGAGCCTGGCCGGGGTGAGCGCACAGGTCCGGCGCGGTGAGTTTGTCTGCCTCACCGGCGATTCCGGCTGCGGCAAGAGCACCTTGCTGCTCGGCATCATGGGGCTGCTGCGCGGTGGGACCCGGGTGGGCACCATACGCGTCGCCTCCTCGGACGCCGCGGACGGCGCCCCGGCGGCGGGGATCGTGTTCCAGACCGCGGAGTCGCAGATCCTGTGTTCCACGGTGGCCGAGGAGGTCGCCTTCGGGCCGGAAAACTGGTGCGTGCCGGCGGACGAAATCGCGCTGCGGGTGCGCGAAGGGCTCGCGGCGGTCGGGCTGACCGGCGAGGAGCAGCGCAGCGTGGAGCGCTTCTCGGCGGGACAGAAGCAGCGCCTCGCGGTGGCTTCGGTGCTCTCGATGCGGCCGGGGCTCCTGCTGCTCGATGAGCCGACCTCGCAGCTCGATGTCCAGGGGAAAGAGGAACTGGTGGCGGTGTTCACGGAGCTCAAGCGCAGGGGGCACACCATCGTGATGGCCGAACACGATCCGCGTCCCTTCGAGGCGCTGGTGGACCGCTACCTGAAGCTGGAGCGGGGACGTCTGGTAGG
This window of the Geomonas agri genome carries:
- a CDS encoding PadR family transcriptional regulator; amino-acid sequence: MPPKRKQQYRHLPAFILLALAEEPIHGGAILNALSQRMPLFKPDSAAVYRTLQQLEDEAQVVSSWDTSGSGPARRVYRLTQTGWEKLEGWREDIEMRMATLRYFLDTYAAIKKPRQ
- a CDS encoding GGDEF domain-containing protein: MSEKVQIVDELPLDRVPLFLDVAQEALQGIVDGCSFREIPSGEILLRPESINLELFILLSGRLLVYLEDLDSDPVAMLEPGDVAGELSVLDGKPTSAYVVADEHCRVMVMPRELVWSLATVSHAAACNLLTILSGRVRKADRTITEQMLRERSFHCYGTVDALTGMHNRYWLNDMLARMVTRSIRSGAPLAVMMIDIDNFKEFDDSYGHLCGDRAIHAVAQTILDHLRPTVLTARYGGDEFFVAIPGVAMERALEIAERLREAIAATEIPHSPAPLAPVTVSIGVAGVHPGQGVDDVIAAADAALYRAKGFGRNSVSQ
- a CDS encoding OmpA family protein, which gives rise to MKRNLLFCLSVLVCFALTGCVTSGTYQKKELEAQNLEKSLQEQRGQYNILMGENDQLKNDIKKLTADLAAMTGERNALTADKKGLEDTLRSTADAKNQKIGELSQKVGELSSNVAGLEAENKRLKEEVARLQKQKEEVQKTSKTYGDLLEQMKGEIAKGQVTISELKGKLTVNMVDSVLFDSGKAEVKPEGLVVLQKVVDILKTVKDKAVRIEGHTDNVQIVGQLAKRYPTNWELSAARAINVTRYLQQQGLDPALLGAIAYGEFKPVASNDTEEGRAKNRRIEIVLVAKE
- a CDS encoding permease, which gives rise to MMSAVLYGGTALAVFVSWRLDPEKTRRALRIGAKSLHGLAPRILGMVALVGLVLALVPPEVIRKLFSHGGIGGFSLVAAIGSIVTMPAPIAFALVGSLFKLGAAPASLATFVTTLTMVGVMTAPMEISCFGKRFTLLRQALSFVVAIVIGLAMGVLL
- a CDS encoding methyl-accepting chemotaxis protein; the encoded protein is MTLSGIKLRTRLGIAFAMVVVLMTVVGGYSINRMAAFDSKVRTLIEDKWPKTVALNDLKSQVNVVARGLRNMVIVADPLEMQKEEKRIGESLHAVDKRIEELKKTVQSDSGKAALKEVIETKAAYQEAQHHVIATIKEGNKDTAGQELIGPMRKAQSAFFAAIDKMLSHQDKEMVRVGEKSKQMIDQGRLVVLALLVIAVILSTLLALMIVHSITTPVAELIAANDRLADNDLTVSITLTGEDELGHLADSTRRVVANLRDMLGKVSASSSDIASASHQLKATAEQIATGAEELASQTGSVAVASEEMAATSGDIAQNCVRAAEASRQSSESAAQGGHVVQETIAGMARIAERVKDSAGTVESLGARSEQIGDIIATIEDIADQTNLLALNAAIEAARAGEQGRGFAVVADEVRALAERTTRATKEIGNMIKAIQDETKAAVSAMEEGVVEVEKGTMSSQQSGEALQMILQQIGEVSMQVNQIATAAEEQTATTSEITMNVQQVTDVVQHTARGANETAAAASQLAHNAQTLESLVQQFRL
- a CDS encoding acyl-CoA thioesterase; translated protein: MTTPAETSFLHTLSLSTDLPLRRRFMVMDEDLLGNLRFGLLLEILDKVAEETALNYVNRFYPDARVVTAAIDNIIVRHVADVTRDMVCEARINQVGRSSMVIGIRVEQPGEPANHVASCYFTMVARSGMGEGAVSVALPPLEYATEREQARARKAVARREEYRQQQALMSGPPSPEEYRMLAALHKAQDEPDFQGLLAGRLVTDSWERMYPEFENVPQKIFGGYLVRKAYELSSICSELVAPDRSVMSAVNRINFFHPVRMGDKLHYTSRVVFTCGSYVCIEANIERISRDRTSKALSNSCLFTFVNVDRELVHRPVPAVYPTTYAEDARYLEAERSFKALSEHIHLI
- a CDS encoding GSU0071 family protein, with amino-acid sequence MDTYTIDVELEHYYGDRMKTSSREACRRFYLRAVSRCNGAELERYLKLVKAHASVYSSVHHMFRSPFKHVELPLLLTSLVLLVSSLVMVFSGETSALIAGGTSAGLIGVLQCVRQLVRNWQQHSVREAVFTEFAEFLQRETLQ
- a CDS encoding DUF1003 domain-containing protein, with product MPQPEPDQTMASVVSRNIAALLERRHAEERSKGAQERLADAITSFTGSMPFVYIHLVLFGAWILINAGWLDILPRFDPTLVILAMVASVEAIFLSTFVLISQNRM
- a CDS encoding permease, whose product is MKAKLVDYRLLFIVLAANLALSLWRPETARLAALNSTGFLLEVLSIVPPVMVLMGLLDVWVPRRLVEAHLGPDSGAVGAGVAMLLGTAAAGPLYAAFPVAVSLRKKGARLANIVIFLGTWGAIKIPMILMESSFISLRFALLRLALTVPCILACGYLMERLMPEQELAQTEQELAQPGAVDA